The DNA segment AATGTCACTCAGGATCACCTTGATTATCATGGTGATATGGAATCATATTTTGAAGCTAAATCTCTGTTGTTCAGCCACTATCCTCTGACTGACAAGCGTGGAATCATAAATTTTGATGACCCATACGGGAAAAGACTTCTGGAATCTTACTCTCCTTCCATCGGATTCGGGCTTGGATCTCCTGACGAACTCAGCGGTGACAATCTTTGCGGTGAAATGATTTCATGCACTGGCAAAGGAATGGTTCTGAAAATGACTTTCGGTACGGATACATGGGAAATAGAAACCGACTTTATCGGTAAGCATAACGGCTCAAACCTGCTTGCAGCTCAAGCAGTGGGACTGCATCTGGGCCTTACGCCTGAACAGCTGAAAGCAACATCTTTTCATGGAGTTCCCGGAAGGCTTGAAAGAGTAAGAAATGATCACGGGTTCGATATTTTTGTGGACTACGCTCATACTCCCGATGCTCTTAAAAATGTACTTTCCACTTTGAAGGATTTGAATTTCAAAAGAATCATCACTGTTTTCGGATGCGGCGGCGACAGAGACAAAACAAAACGTCCTCTCATGGCAGAAGCTGCATGCAAATATTCGGATGTGGCTGTGCTGACATCAGATAATCCGAGAACAGAAGATCCCCTTGAGATAATCAAAGACGTCCGCCCCGGCATGAAAGGTTGCCCTATGACTATAGAGGAACCGGACAGAGCTGTAGCGATTCGTAAAGCTGTAAAAGAAATGACCTCCGAAGATGTCCTGCTTATAGCCGGAAAAGGTCATGAAACATATCAGATCATAGGAACGGAAAAACGCGACTTCAGCGATGTGCAGGAAGTCACTCTGGCAATCAAGGAGATATACGGTTGAAACTAACCTTATGTGAACTTGAAAAACAGCTCAGAGGGGGAAGTGAAATCCCCTGTGCAGAAGACACCGAAATCACAGCCGTGCGTATAGACAGCAGGCTCGTGAGAAAAGGTGATGTTTTCTTCTGTGTAGACGGTGCAAATTACGACGGCCACAATTTTGCGGCAGCCGCTCTTAAGGCTGGAGCTGTTGCAGTTGTTACATCACAGCATATGCCGGAGCTTGATGGCAAACCGGTCATTATGGTGAGAAACACAGTAGCGGCTCTCGGTAAACTTGCTGCATATTGGCGCACTCGCTCAAAAGCAAAAATGATCGCGGTGACAGGTTCAGCCGGGAAAACCACCGTTAAAGAAATGCTGGCTCATGTCATTGCCGGAAAGCACTCTGTTCACAAAAATTTCATGAACCTGAACAACCAGATAGGACTGCCCATGTCCATGCTGGAAGCTACAGGTGACGAAGATTTCTGGGTAATGGAACTTGGAATAAGTCTTCTGGGAGATATGGCGGAACTCGGACCCGTGGCAATGCCGGACATGGCAATTATCCATAACATCGGTCCCGCACACCTTGAAGGTCTAGGCTCAATGGAAAACGTTGCAGCTTCAAAAGCATCGCTTTTCAAATATCTGCAACCGGATGGAAAAGGACTGTGCTGTAAAGATCACACTCTGCTCTGGAACGCAGCATCCGAGCTGACCGAACCGATTTCTTTTTCTTCTCAGGATAAAAGAGCATTTTATTATAGCGAACTGCTTGAAACCCTGCCGGACGGCACTGGACGTTTCCTTATTAAAGCCGGAAATGAAACGGCTGAGACAATTTTGCCGACCTGCGGTTCTCATTTCGCTGAAAACGCTGCCGCTGTAACCTGTGCGGCTTCACTGCTCGGGTTCAATCTGCAGGAAATTGCTGACAGATTAAATACTGTACAATTGCCGAAACAAAGATTTCACTGCCACGCTCTCGGAAAGTGGACACTTATAGACGATTCATACAATGCGAATCCTCTTTCCATGAACAAGGCAATAGACACAGCAAAACAGATTGCTAAAGAAAGACCTCTGGTTCTGGTACTCGGAGATATGCTCGAACTTGGTGATGATGCTGTGGAGGCTCATCGCGAACTAGGCAAAAAAATCGCTGCGATCAAACCGGATGTAACTTTCTATTACGGTAAACATTACGATGATGTTGCTTCAAGCACAAACGGCTCAACTTTTGTTCCGGTGAACAAGCCATCGGAATTTTTGAACGGAATACATGAGCTTGGACTGAATGATGCGGTGGTTCTTTTTAAAGGGTCAAGATCCTGCCGCATGGAAAATTACTTCCACGCACTTAATAACGAGGTCACTGGGGAGACCGGAGGAAACAAAGCATGATTTATCATTTTCTTGTCCCCCTGAGCGCACAAATCAGTGCTTTGAATGTTTTCAGATATATCACATTCAGATCAATCTACGCCCTGCTGACTGCACTGATAATTACTATCGTTCTCGGCCCTGCCATGATGCGCTGGCTGCAAAGAATCAAGTGCGGTCAATACATTCAGGAAGACGGCCCTCAGCATCAATGCAAAGCTGGAACCCCTACCATGGGCGGCCTGCTTTTAGGATTCGGAGTATTAATTTCCACCCTTCTTTGGGCGGATCTTTCAAACGTATATGTATGGTTGACAATGTTCGTGTTTGTGGGATTCGGAGCTGTCGGTTTTGTCGATGACTACATCAAAGTGGTCAAAAAACAAAATAAAGGTCTCTCAGCCGTTGCAAAACTCGGAGGACAGTTGATCGTTGCCGGAATCGCAGTTGCGCTCCTTATTATGCAGCCCGCTTATTCCACGGAACTTTCAGTCCCGTTCTTTAAAAACATAAGCCCTGATCTAGGCTGGTTCTATCTGCCGTTTGCACTGCTGGTTCTCATTGGTTCATCCAACGGAGTAAATCTTACAGACGGACTCGACGGACTGGCTATCGGACCTTCCATTGTCGGAGCGAGTTGTTTTGCATTTTTTATTTATGTTGCGGGACATGTCGGAATAGCAAGTTACCTGAACGTCACCCACGTTCCCGGAGTGGGAGAAGTAACCGTTTTTTGCGGAGCTTTGGTCGGAGCAGGACTGGGATTCCTCTGG comes from the Maridesulfovibrio ferrireducens genome and includes:
- a CDS encoding UDP-N-acetylmuramoyl-L-alanyl-D-glutamate--2,6-diaminopimelate ligase, with the translated sequence MSDIIMDIAKWNRLLDKVKEGLMVRTDSREVQDGDVFVAISGPLCDGADFVKQAIKNGAAYIVCASQIDTESAELILHSDPRKALVDLAKAYFKTDSSTVKIVGITGTNGKTTTSYLIEQMLTSAGMKVGVIGTVSYRWPGFEMDAPLTTPGCWQLHEMLAQMNEANVDVMVMEVSSHALDQERVAGLNFNAAILTNVTQDHLDYHGDMESYFEAKSLLFSHYPLTDKRGIINFDDPYGKRLLESYSPSIGFGLGSPDELSGDNLCGEMISCTGKGMVLKMTFGTDTWEIETDFIGKHNGSNLLAAQAVGLHLGLTPEQLKATSFHGVPGRLERVRNDHGFDIFVDYAHTPDALKNVLSTLKDLNFKRIITVFGCGGDRDKTKRPLMAEAACKYSDVAVLTSDNPRTEDPLEIIKDVRPGMKGCPMTIEEPDRAVAIRKAVKEMTSEDVLLIAGKGHETYQIIGTEKRDFSDVQEVTLAIKEIYG
- a CDS encoding UDP-N-acetylmuramoyl-tripeptide--D-alanyl-D-alanine ligase, which translates into the protein MKLTLCELEKQLRGGSEIPCAEDTEITAVRIDSRLVRKGDVFFCVDGANYDGHNFAAAALKAGAVAVVTSQHMPELDGKPVIMVRNTVAALGKLAAYWRTRSKAKMIAVTGSAGKTTVKEMLAHVIAGKHSVHKNFMNLNNQIGLPMSMLEATGDEDFWVMELGISLLGDMAELGPVAMPDMAIIHNIGPAHLEGLGSMENVAASKASLFKYLQPDGKGLCCKDHTLLWNAASELTEPISFSSQDKRAFYYSELLETLPDGTGRFLIKAGNETAETILPTCGSHFAENAAAVTCAASLLGFNLQEIADRLNTVQLPKQRFHCHALGKWTLIDDSYNANPLSMNKAIDTAKQIAKERPLVLVLGDMLELGDDAVEAHRELGKKIAAIKPDVTFYYGKHYDDVASSTNGSTFVPVNKPSEFLNGIHELGLNDAVVLFKGSRSCRMENYFHALNNEVTGETGGNKA
- the mraY gene encoding phospho-N-acetylmuramoyl-pentapeptide-transferase gives rise to the protein MIYHFLVPLSAQISALNVFRYITFRSIYALLTALIITIVLGPAMMRWLQRIKCGQYIQEDGPQHQCKAGTPTMGGLLLGFGVLISTLLWADLSNVYVWLTMFVFVGFGAVGFVDDYIKVVKKQNKGLSAVAKLGGQLIVAGIAVALLIMQPAYSTELSVPFFKNISPDLGWFYLPFALLVLIGSSNGVNLTDGLDGLAIGPSIVGASCFAFFIYVAGHVGIASYLNVTHVPGVGEVTVFCGALVGAGLGFLWYNAYPAQIFMGDVGSLSIGGVLGFIAVLAKQELLLTIVGGVFVFETLSVILQVGYFKFSGGKRIFRMAPLHHHFEHKGVPESKIVIRFWILSVLMALMALSTLKLR